Proteins from a single region of Novosphingobium sp. CECT 9465:
- the ispG gene encoding flavodoxin-dependent (E)-4-hydroxy-3-methylbut-2-enyl-diphosphate synthase: MSSIRPWRDIARRKSRQIMVGAVPVGGDAPITVQTMTNTPTSDAVATIDQIRRCEDAGADLIRVSCPDVESTAAFRKIARAARVPLIADIHFHYQRALEAADAGAACLRINPGNIGSSARVAEVVRAAKANGCAIRIGVNAGSLEKDLLEKYGEPCPEALVESALDHIKLLQDHDFHEYKVAVKASDVFLAVAAYMGLADAVDCPLHLGITEAGGLIGGTVKSSIGIGNLLWAGIGDTVRVSLSAEPEEEVRVGFEILKSLGLRTRGVRVVSCPSCARQGFDVIRTVEALEKRLSHIKTPLSLSVLGCVVNGPGEARETDIGLTGGGNGKHMVYLSGVTDHTVQSEDMLEHIVALVEAKAAELESDTTDVGNVTEAAE, from the coding sequence ATGTCCTCCATCCGTCCATGGCGCGATATCGCGCGTCGCAAGAGCCGCCAGATCATGGTTGGCGCGGTTCCCGTTGGCGGCGATGCGCCGATCACCGTCCAGACCATGACCAACACGCCAACGTCGGATGCGGTCGCCACGATCGACCAGATCCGCCGGTGCGAGGATGCGGGCGCTGACCTGATCCGCGTGTCCTGCCCCGATGTGGAAAGCACCGCCGCGTTCAGGAAGATCGCCAGGGCGGCGCGCGTGCCGCTGATCGCGGATATCCATTTCCATTACCAGCGCGCGCTTGAAGCTGCCGATGCAGGCGCGGCCTGCCTGCGCATCAATCCCGGCAATATCGGCAGCAGCGCGCGCGTGGCCGAAGTGGTCCGCGCGGCCAAGGCCAACGGCTGCGCGATCCGCATCGGCGTGAACGCTGGCAGCCTTGAGAAGGACCTGCTCGAAAAATACGGGGAGCCATGCCCCGAAGCGCTGGTGGAATCCGCGCTCGATCACATCAAGCTGCTGCAGGACCACGATTTCCACGAATACAAGGTGGCGGTGAAGGCTTCCGACGTGTTTCTGGCGGTTGCGGCCTACATGGGTCTTGCCGACGCGGTCGATTGTCCGCTGCACTTGGGCATTACCGAAGCGGGCGGCCTGATCGGCGGAACAGTGAAATCCTCCATCGGCATCGGAAACCTGCTGTGGGCGGGGATCGGCGATACCGTTCGCGTCTCGCTTTCGGCAGAGCCGGAAGAAGAAGTGCGCGTCGGCTTCGAAATCCTCAAGTCGCTGGGCTTGCGTACGCGGGGCGTCCGCGTCGTCTCGTGTCCCAGTTGCGCGCGTCAGGGCTTTGACGTGATTCGCACGGTCGAGGCACTCGAAAAGCGCCTGTCGCACATCAAGACCCCGCTTTCGCTGTCGGTTCTCGGCTGCGTCGTCAACGGACCCGGCGAAGCGCGCGAGACCGACATCGGCCTGACCGGCGGCGGCAATGGCAAGCACATGGTGTACCTGTCAGGCGTAACCGACCACACCGTGCAGTCCGAAGACATGCTCGAACACATCGTGGCTCTGGTCGAAGCCAAGGCGGCGGAGCTTGAAAGCGACACGACCGATGTGGGCAATGTGACCGAGGCGGCGGAGTAA
- a CDS encoding type II toxin-antitoxin system ParD family antitoxin, producing MGKLEKLSVEIPAELLDCAKSAVAGGEFASVEQVIDAALRSWMIKRDVELARIRGLLEEGIASGFEPWDGVEGIIAEGRRGLAERKA from the coding sequence ATGGGCAAGCTTGAGAAACTCTCCGTCGAAATTCCCGCTGAATTGCTTGATTGTGCGAAGAGTGCTGTCGCCGGAGGCGAATTTGCATCGGTCGAACAGGTGATTGACGCTGCGCTGCGCAGCTGGATGATTAAACGTGATGTTGAACTGGCCAGAATTCGCGGGTTGCTTGAAGAAGGCATCGCCAGCGGTTTTGAGCCTTGGGACGGGGTTGAAGGGATCATTGCTGAAGGAAGGCGGGGGCTGGCTGAGCGCAAGGCGTGA
- a CDS encoding GNAT family N-acetyltransferase, whose protein sequence is MTLTIRPAVADDVPLIASLIRALAEYEKLAHEVRFDEAVLGEKLFGPRPYAEVVIGEIDGLPQGFALFFHNFSTFEGKPGIYLEDLFVQPQARGSGLGKALLAHLAALAVERDCARLEWSVLDWNTPSIGFYKSLGARAMDEWTVMRLDGAALAQLAGNRLENA, encoded by the coding sequence ATGACCCTCACCATCCGCCCCGCTGTTGCCGATGACGTGCCCCTGATCGCCAGCCTGATCCGCGCTCTGGCCGAGTACGAAAAGCTGGCTCACGAGGTTCGCTTCGATGAAGCGGTGCTGGGTGAAAAGTTGTTCGGTCCGCGGCCCTATGCCGAAGTCGTGATTGGCGAGATCGACGGTTTGCCCCAAGGGTTCGCCTTGTTCTTCCACAATTTCTCGACGTTCGAAGGCAAGCCGGGGATCTATCTCGAAGACCTGTTCGTGCAGCCGCAAGCGCGCGGCAGCGGGTTGGGCAAGGCGCTGCTGGCGCATCTGGCCGCCTTGGCGGTGGAGCGCGATTGCGCGCGGCTGGAATGGTCGGTGCTCGATTGGAACACACCTTCTATCGGATTTTACAAGTCGCTGGGCGCAAGGGCGATGGACGAATGGACGGTTATGCGCCTCGATGGCGCCGCGCTGGCTCAACTGGCTGGAAATCGCCTGGAAAATGCGTAG
- the acnA gene encoding aconitate hydratase AcnA, translating to MTQVGQDTLGARTTMNVGGKDYAYYSLKKASEKFGDISRLPFSMKVLLENLLRFEDGGFTVSTDDVKAVVDWQKNPSESNNEIQYRPARVLLQDFTGVPCVVDLAAMRDAIATLGGDTSKINPLVPVNLVIDHSVMVDEFGHPKAFEQNMEIEYERNMERYDFLKWGSKSLNNFYAVPPGTGICHQVNLENIAQTVWTSTDQNGVTVAYPDTCVGTDSHTTMINGLGVLGWGVGGIEAEAAMLGQPVSMLVPEVVGFKMVGEMKEGVTATDLVLTATNMLRKHGVVGRFVEYYGPGLASLSLADRATLANMAPEYGATCGFFGIDDKTLDYLRLTGREEDQIALVEAYAKEQGFWIDPSIEPIFSSTLELDLSTVVPSLAGPKRPQDRVSLPEVDDVFNADMANTYKKAQQRVPVAGTDYDIGDGDVTIAAITSCTNTSNPGVLVAAGLVAKKANELGLKPKPWVKTSLAPGSQVVTDYLNRAGLQEHLDAVGFNLVGYGCTTCIGNSGPLAEPISKAINDNGLVAAAVISGNRNFEGRVSPDVRANFLASPPLVVAYALKGTVIEDFTTTPIGKSKDGVDVYLKDIWPSNAEVATTMAGCMDRAMFQARYADVYKGDAHWQAINVTGSETYSWRAGSTYVANPPYFEGMSMTPAPVNDIIDAKPLLILGDSITTDHISPAGSIKADSPAGKWLMEHQVAKADFNSYGARRGHHDVMMRGTFANIRIKNEMVPGTEGGFSRYGDEAGSVFDVAMKHKADGTPTVVIAGKEYGTGSSRDWAAKGTNLLGVRAVIVESFERIHRSNLVGMGVLPLQFKEGQNRTSLALSGDDTFTIKGVASLQPRQDVEVEVTRKDGTKLTFTALCRIDTANEVEYFMNGGILHYVLRKLAS from the coding sequence ATGACCCAGGTCGGACAGGATACACTCGGCGCCCGCACCACGATGAACGTCGGTGGCAAGGACTACGCCTACTATTCGCTCAAGAAGGCTTCCGAAAAGTTTGGCGACATTTCGCGCCTGCCTTTCTCGATGAAGGTCCTCCTCGAAAACCTCCTGCGCTTCGAAGATGGCGGTTTCACCGTCTCCACCGATGACGTGAAGGCCGTGGTCGACTGGCAGAAGAACCCCAGCGAATCGAACAACGAAATCCAGTATCGCCCCGCCCGTGTGCTGCTGCAGGATTTCACCGGCGTTCCCTGCGTTGTCGATCTGGCCGCGATGCGCGATGCCATTGCGACGCTTGGCGGCGATACCAGCAAGATCAACCCGCTGGTTCCGGTCAACCTCGTGATCGATCACTCGGTCATGGTGGACGAATTCGGCCATCCCAAGGCCTTCGAACAGAACATGGAGATCGAGTACGAGCGCAACATGGAGCGCTACGACTTTCTCAAGTGGGGTTCGAAAAGCCTCAACAATTTCTACGCCGTGCCTCCCGGCACCGGTATCTGCCATCAGGTGAACCTTGAAAACATCGCGCAGACGGTGTGGACCAGCACCGATCAGAACGGCGTGACGGTTGCCTATCCCGACACTTGCGTCGGCACCGACAGCCACACCACCATGATCAACGGCCTTGGCGTACTCGGCTGGGGCGTTGGCGGGATCGAGGCTGAGGCCGCGATGCTGGGCCAGCCCGTCTCGATGCTCGTTCCCGAAGTCGTCGGCTTCAAGATGGTGGGCGAGATGAAGGAAGGCGTCACCGCCACCGATCTCGTGCTCACCGCCACCAACATGCTGCGCAAGCATGGCGTGGTCGGCCGCTTCGTCGAATACTACGGTCCCGGCCTTGCCTCGCTCTCGCTGGCTGACCGTGCGACACTGGCGAACATGGCGCCCGAATATGGCGCCACCTGCGGCTTCTTCGGCATTGATGACAAGACGCTGGACTACTTGCGCCTCACTGGCCGCGAAGAAGACCAGATCGCGCTGGTCGAAGCCTATGCCAAGGAACAGGGCTTCTGGATCGATCCTTCGATCGAGCCGATCTTCTCCTCGACGCTGGAACTCGACCTGTCGACCGTCGTGCCCTCGCTTGCCGGACCCAAGCGCCCGCAGGACCGCGTATCGCTTCCTGAAGTGGATGACGTTTTCAACGCCGACATGGCCAACACCTACAAGAAGGCACAGCAGCGCGTGCCGGTTGCAGGCACCGATTACGACATCGGCGATGGTGACGTGACGATTGCCGCTATCACCTCGTGCACCAACACGTCGAACCCCGGCGTTCTGGTTGCGGCGGGTCTCGTGGCCAAGAAGGCCAATGAACTGGGTCTCAAGCCCAAGCCATGGGTCAAGACTTCGCTGGCCCCCGGTTCGCAGGTCGTCACCGACTATCTCAACCGCGCCGGTTTGCAGGAACATCTCGATGCGGTTGGCTTCAACCTCGTCGGTTACGGCTGCACCACCTGCATCGGCAATTCCGGTCCGCTCGCCGAGCCGATCAGCAAGGCGATCAACGACAATGGCCTTGTCGCCGCTGCCGTGATTTCGGGCAACCGCAACTTCGAAGGCCGCGTCTCGCCAGACGTTCGTGCGAACTTCCTCGCCTCGCCGCCGCTCGTCGTTGCCTATGCGCTCAAGGGCACGGTGATCGAGGACTTCACCACGACCCCGATCGGAAAGAGCAAGGACGGCGTCGATGTCTACCTGAAGGACATCTGGCCTTCGAACGCGGAAGTCGCCACGACCATGGCCGGCTGCATGGACCGTGCGATGTTCCAGGCCCGCTATGCCGACGTCTACAAGGGCGACGCGCACTGGCAGGCAATCAACGTCACGGGCAGCGAAACCTATTCGTGGCGCGCCGGATCGACCTATGTCGCCAACCCGCCGTACTTCGAAGGCATGTCGATGACGCCGGCTCCGGTGAACGACATCATCGATGCCAAGCCGCTGCTCATCCTCGGCGATTCGATCACCACCGATCACATCAGCCCGGCAGGCTCGATCAAGGCCGACAGCCCCGCCGGCAAGTGGCTGATGGAGCATCAGGTCGCCAAGGCTGACTTCAACTCCTATGGCGCGCGCCGTGGCCACCATGACGTGATGATGCGCGGCACCTTTGCCAACATCCGCATCAAGAACGAAATGGTCCCCGGCACCGAAGGCGGCTTCTCGCGCTATGGCGACGAAGCCGGCTCGGTGTTCGATGTGGCGATGAAGCACAAGGCTGACGGTACGCCGACGGTCGTCATCGCGGGCAAGGAATACGGCACCGGCTCCAGCCGCGACTGGGCGGCCAAGGGCACCAACCTGCTGGGCGTTCGCGCCGTGATCGTCGAAAGCTTCGAACGTATCCACCGGTCGAACCTCGTCGGCATGGGTGTGCTGCCGCTGCAGTTCAAGGAAGGCCAGAACCGTACTTCGCTGGCGCTTTCGGGTGACGACACCTTCACCATCAAGGGTGTTGCCAGCCTGCAACCGCGCCAGGACGTGGAAGTGGAAGTCACGCGCAAGGACGGCACCAAGCTGACCTTCACCGCGCTTTGCCGCATCGATACCGCCAATGAAGTCGAATACTTCATGAATGGCGGCATCCTGCATTACGTGCTGCGCAAACTGGCTTCGTAA
- a CDS encoding L,D-transpeptidase family protein, whose product MVCLTLAAQPVLAQSAASTGPVDLTKQAMPAPVAAPTVATPQAPLPTPHWSQADAQSLLATIKGIGAEGLFPRDYQPEALFAAIMQGEGPELDETATRLFTWLAEDLRDGRTPMTARVQWFAVDPDQDVNPTSLILADALVRRDVKGALMALAPTVPDYAALKAALPKAQTPKQASLIRANMDRWRWLARDLGSPYLLANVPEQMLRITVRNKVIKTYKVVVGKPGRTATPQLAETVEGVIFNPTWTVPQSIVVGEGLGARLVGNPKQAAREGYKVTKAADGTIYVVQQPGDNNSLGRMKLDMPNEHAIFLHDTPSKAAFNLPSRALSHGCVRVEGAIELAMTMAILGAGMTPDDAYAAHTSKIYTKVPMTRTVPVYLTYFTVARDVTGMLRSFPDIYNRDAPVLASFAQPRQLHTTQRKSTEEVIKLDNPL is encoded by the coding sequence ATGGTATGCCTGACGCTTGCGGCACAACCTGTGCTGGCGCAGTCCGCTGCCAGTACCGGCCCGGTTGACCTGACAAAACAGGCCATGCCCGCCCCCGTTGCCGCGCCCACGGTTGCCACGCCGCAGGCGCCGCTGCCCACGCCCCACTGGTCGCAGGCCGATGCGCAAAGCCTGCTCGCCACGATCAAGGGCATCGGAGCCGAGGGCCTGTTTCCCAGGGATTACCAGCCAGAGGCGTTGTTCGCCGCGATCATGCAAGGCGAAGGCCCGGAACTGGACGAGACCGCCACGCGCCTGTTCACCTGGCTTGCCGAAGACCTGCGCGACGGGCGCACACCGATGACCGCTCGTGTGCAATGGTTCGCGGTCGATCCCGATCAGGACGTGAATCCTACCTCGCTGATCCTGGCCGATGCTCTGGTGCGCCGCGACGTGAAGGGCGCGTTGATGGCGCTTGCCCCCACCGTTCCCGATTATGCCGCACTGAAGGCCGCCCTGCCCAAGGCGCAGACGCCCAAGCAGGCCTCCCTGATCCGCGCCAACATGGACCGCTGGCGCTGGCTGGCGCGCGATCTCGGATCGCCGTACCTGCTTGCCAACGTGCCCGAACAGATGCTGCGGATCACCGTGCGCAACAAGGTTATCAAAACCTACAAGGTCGTGGTCGGAAAACCCGGCCGCACGGCAACGCCGCAACTGGCCGAGACTGTGGAAGGCGTGATCTTCAACCCGACGTGGACGGTGCCGCAATCAATCGTGGTCGGCGAAGGCCTTGGCGCCCGACTGGTTGGCAACCCCAAGCAAGCCGCGCGCGAAGGCTACAAGGTTACCAAAGCTGCCGACGGCACGATCTATGTCGTCCAGCAGCCGGGCGACAACAATTCGCTGGGGCGGATGAAGCTCGACATGCCGAACGAGCATGCGATCTTCCTGCATGATACGCCGAGCAAGGCAGCCTTCAACCTGCCTTCGCGCGCACTTAGCCATGGCTGCGTGCGTGTTGAAGGTGCCATTGAACTGGCCATGACCATGGCTATCCTTGGTGCCGGAATGACGCCGGACGACGCCTATGCCGCGCACACGTCCAAGATTTACACGAAAGTGCCGATGACCCGCACCGTCCCGGTCTATCTCACCTATTTCACCGTGGCGCGCGACGTGACTGGCATGTTGCGGTCCTTCCCGGACATCTACAACCGCGATGCCCCGGTGCTCGCCAGCTTTGCGCAACCGCGCCAGTTGCACACCACGCAACGCAAGAGCACCGAGGAAGTCATCAAGCTCGACAATCCGCTGTAA
- the tldD gene encoding metalloprotease TldD, translated as MTFTDPRSLLYRAGLLTPDDAQCLTREALQNCDDGELYLQFIASESFGFDDGRLKTADYSRDAGFGLRGVSGEMTGFAHANEISAAAIARAGETLKLLDPAKGQSAPPPRNNNRHLYTDASPLDAVPFEAKVRLLETIDAAARGRDSRVAQVSASLSASWSVVEIVRADGFIGHDVRPLVRLNVSIVAEQDGRRETGTFGIGGRRLYDDLFAPATWNRAIDEALAQALVNLESVAAPAGEMTVLLGPGWPGVLLHEAVGHGLEGDFNRKGTSAFSGRVGQRVAAPGVTVVDDGSIAGRRGSLSIDDEGTPTQENVLIEDGILKGYIQDRLNARLMGVAPTGNGRRESYAHAPMPRMTNTFMRAGNDDPAELLSRMKSGIFAKSFGGGQVDITSGKFVFSCTEAYLVENGRLGAPIKGATLIGDGPTVLTRVTGIGNDLALDEGVGVCGKGGQSLPAGVGQPTLLVEGLTVGGTG; from the coding sequence ATGACATTCACCGATCCCCGCTCGCTGCTCTATCGTGCCGGTCTGCTCACCCCGGACGATGCGCAATGCCTCACGCGTGAGGCCCTGCAAAACTGCGATGACGGGGAACTGTACTTGCAGTTCATCGCATCCGAAAGTTTCGGGTTTGACGATGGGCGTTTGAAAACGGCCGATTATTCGCGCGATGCCGGGTTCGGCCTGCGCGGCGTTTCCGGCGAGATGACCGGCTTTGCTCACGCGAACGAGATTTCCGCTGCCGCAATCGCGCGCGCGGGCGAGACGCTGAAGTTGCTCGATCCGGCCAAGGGTCAGTCTGCTCCGCCGCCGCGAAACAACAATCGCCACCTCTATACCGATGCCTCGCCCCTGGACGCCGTGCCGTTCGAGGCCAAGGTCCGGCTGCTCGAAACCATCGATGCGGCGGCGCGCGGGCGCGATTCGCGTGTTGCGCAGGTTTCTGCCTCGCTCTCGGCTTCGTGGTCGGTGGTGGAGATCGTGCGCGCCGATGGCTTTATCGGGCACGATGTGCGTCCGCTGGTGCGGCTCAACGTCTCGATCGTGGCCGAACAGGACGGACGGCGGGAAACCGGCACGTTCGGCATTGGCGGCCGCCGCCTCTATGACGATCTGTTCGCGCCGGCCACCTGGAACCGCGCGATTGACGAAGCGCTGGCACAGGCACTGGTGAACCTTGAATCGGTGGCTGCGCCTGCGGGCGAAATGACGGTATTGCTCGGCCCCGGCTGGCCCGGCGTGTTGTTGCATGAAGCGGTCGGGCACGGTCTCGAAGGCGATTTCAACCGCAAGGGCACCAGCGCTTTTTCAGGGCGCGTCGGCCAGCGCGTGGCCGCGCCGGGCGTCACCGTCGTTGACGATGGCTCGATTGCCGGACGGCGCGGGTCGTTGTCGATCGATGATGAAGGCACGCCGACGCAGGAAAATGTCCTGATCGAGGACGGCATTCTCAAGGGCTATATCCAGGACCGTCTCAATGCCCGGCTTATGGGTGTTGCGCCCACGGGCAACGGCAGGCGCGAATCCTATGCCCACGCCCCGATGCCGCGCATGACCAACACCTTCATGCGCGCTGGGAATGACGATCCTGCCGAACTGCTTTCCCGCATGAAGAGCGGCATCTTCGCCAAATCGTTCGGGGGCGGGCAGGTTGATATCACCAGCGGCAAGTTCGTTTTCTCCTGCACCGAAGCCTACCTTGTCGAAAACGGCAGGCTGGGCGCGCCGATCAAGGGCGCAACGCTGATTGGCGATGGCCCGACCGTGCTGACGCGCGTGACCGGCATCGGTAATGATCTTGCGCTCGACGAAGGCGTCGGAGTGTGCGGCAAGGGCGGTCAGAGCCTGCCTGCTGGTGTCGGCCAGCCGACCCTGCTGGTGGAAGGACTGACCGTGGGCGGGACCGGCTGA
- a CDS encoding DMT family transporter, with protein sequence MNHNRTPFMPIVAALLGLGLFSIMDGVMKAASILAGAYAAMFWRGLAGSAMMLPLWLRRGNGWPPRATMRVHVLRGIVAVSMATLFFYGIVRTPLAEGIALSFIAPLIALYLAGIMLGEKIQSAAVGGSVLALLGVAVIGWGKFDGPSDPEAVKGLIAILVSAILYAWNLVLQRQQAQIAGPEEVAFFQSLVGFLFLGVGAWWLAPWPSATAWGLIVISAALSTGSLMLLSWAYSRAEAQVLVPLEYTAFIWAAIVGWIAFAEPVTLPTLGGVVLIVAGCLYATWRNPDPPRPEMPN encoded by the coding sequence ATGAACCACAATCGTACGCCATTCATGCCAATCGTTGCGGCGCTGCTGGGGCTGGGGCTGTTCTCGATCATGGACGGGGTGATGAAGGCAGCCTCGATCCTGGCAGGAGCCTATGCCGCCATGTTCTGGCGCGGTCTTGCAGGCTCGGCGATGATGCTTCCGCTGTGGCTCCGCCGGGGCAATGGCTGGCCCCCGCGCGCGACGATGCGCGTTCATGTCCTGCGCGGCATCGTTGCCGTCAGCATGGCCACGCTGTTCTTCTACGGGATCGTTCGCACCCCGCTGGCCGAAGGCATTGCGCTGTCGTTCATCGCGCCCTTGATCGCGCTTTATCTGGCGGGGATCATGCTGGGCGAGAAGATCCAGTCGGCGGCGGTCGGCGGATCGGTGCTGGCCCTGCTGGGCGTGGCGGTCATCGGCTGGGGCAAGTTCGATGGCCCGTCCGATCCCGAGGCGGTGAAAGGGCTGATTGCCATCTTGGTCTCGGCGATTCTCTACGCCTGGAACCTTGTGCTGCAGCGCCAGCAGGCGCAGATCGCCGGGCCTGAGGAAGTCGCCTTTTTCCAATCGCTGGTGGGGTTCTTGTTTCTTGGCGTCGGTGCGTGGTGGCTGGCCCCCTGGCCGAGCGCGACGGCCTGGGGGCTGATCGTGATATCGGCGGCGCTCTCCACCGGATCGCTGATGCTGCTGAGCTGGGCCTATTCCCGCGCGGAGGCGCAAGTGCTGGTCCCGCTGGAGTACACGGCCTTCATCTGGGCTGCCATCGTGGGCTGGATCGCCTTTGCCGAACCGGTCACCCTGCCCACATTGGGTGGAGTCGTGCTGATCGTGGCGGGATGCCTGTATGCAACGTGGCGCAACCCTGATCCGCCTCGCCCCGAAATGCCCAATTGA
- a CDS encoding type II toxin-antitoxin system RelE/ParE family toxin: MTFRIERALKVRQDLLEIWQGVAIHDPEAANRQLSRIEDAIAALADFPHIGAPKEDVLAGSRTILKSPHLVFYRVFEAERLVQILRVLDGRRDMKALFLE, translated from the coding sequence GTGACCTTCCGCATCGAGCGCGCCCTCAAGGTACGGCAGGATCTGCTGGAAATCTGGCAGGGCGTTGCGATCCACGACCCTGAGGCCGCCAATCGACAACTGAGCCGGATCGAAGACGCTATAGCTGCGCTGGCCGACTTTCCTCATATCGGTGCTCCAAAGGAAGACGTTCTTGCTGGGTCAAGAACGATCCTCAAGTCACCGCATCTGGTGTTCTACCGCGTGTTTGAGGCCGAACGGCTTGTGCAGATACTCAGAGTTTTGGACGGTCGCCGCGATATGAAAGCATTGTTTTTGGAATGA
- a CDS encoding murein L,D-transpeptidase catalytic domain-containing protein — protein MSIVVDRRKVLAGVVASAAAAVFPPRVAAATYYPNDQHRRVLELAKEQVERHRASLWRTDIVAIADFAMPSSLPRFHFANLDRGEVRSFLVSHGRGSDPEHDGFLKTFSNEVGSLATSRGAYLTNEWYKGKYGTSIRLTGLSPENSNVLDRAIVLHPAKYANPDMLDRFGKLGRSDGCFAMSEADFNEALWHLSGGRLIYADRLGLG, from the coding sequence ATGAGCATCGTGGTTGACAGACGAAAGGTTCTGGCAGGCGTTGTGGCAAGCGCCGCGGCCGCGGTGTTCCCTCCGCGCGTGGCCGCTGCAACGTATTACCCCAACGATCAGCACCGCCGCGTTCTGGAACTGGCGAAGGAACAGGTCGAACGGCACCGCGCCTCGCTGTGGCGGACTGATATCGTTGCCATTGCCGATTTCGCGATGCCGTCGTCCCTGCCGCGTTTCCATTTCGCCAATCTTGACCGGGGTGAAGTGCGCTCGTTCCTTGTCTCGCACGGGCGCGGGTCCGATCCCGAACATGACGGCTTTCTCAAGACTTTCTCGAACGAAGTCGGCAGCCTTGCCACCTCGCGCGGGGCCTATCTCACCAACGAATGGTACAAGGGCAAGTACGGCACCTCGATCCGCCTCACCGGCCTTTCGCCCGAAAACTCCAACGTGCTGGACCGCGCCATCGTGCTGCATCCGGCAAAGTACGCCAACCCGGACATGCTGGACCGCTTCGGCAAGCTGGGCCGCTCGGACGGTTGTTTTGCGATGAGCGAGGCCGATTTCAACGAGGCGCTGTGGCACTTGTCCGGCGGTCGCCTGATCTACGCCGACAGGCTGGGTCTCGGTTAA
- a CDS encoding zinc-finger domain-containing protein produces MQQAPETEFSDTARVKCDGASDIRGGIALGHPRVWLEIDERGYVECGYCDKRFVLKGGPADSAKAA; encoded by the coding sequence ATGCAACAGGCTCCTGAAACCGAGTTTTCCGATACCGCCCGCGTCAAGTGTGACGGTGCTTCCGATATTCGTGGCGGCATTGCGCTTGGGCATCCGCGCGTCTGGCTTGAAATCGATGAGCGCGGCTATGTCGAATGCGGTTATTGCGACAAGCGCTTCGTGCTGAAGGGCGGTCCGGCGGACAGCGCGAAGGCCGCCTGA
- a CDS encoding GNAT family N-acetyltransferase — protein sequence MTLRLAVPADAPAIADLGRRAFVAKFGHLYSAANLARFLDESHGLAKVDKELADAAMMVAVIEQDGRLASFCKIIRASSLPRHTAAQAPMELKQLYTDPDLIGRGAGARLMDWALAQARDWGADEMQLSVYADNPQAQAFYRKFGLEKVADIEFWVGDHCDPEFMFARTI from the coding sequence ATGACGCTTCGCCTTGCCGTGCCTGCTGACGCTCCCGCCATTGCCGATCTCGGCCGTCGTGCCTTCGTGGCGAAGTTCGGCCATCTCTACAGTGCCGCAAACCTCGCCCGATTTCTCGACGAATCGCACGGCTTGGCCAAAGTGGACAAGGAACTGGCCGACGCTGCCATGATGGTTGCGGTGATCGAGCAGGACGGCAGGCTGGCCTCGTTCTGCAAGATCATCCGCGCCAGCAGCCTCCCCCGCCACACGGCCGCTCAGGCCCCGATGGAACTCAAGCAGCTTTATACCGATCCCGATCTGATCGGACGCGGGGCAGGCGCCCGCCTGATGGACTGGGCGCTGGCGCAGGCGCGTGATTGGGGTGCGGACGAGATGCAATTGTCGGTCTATGCCGATAACCCGCAAGCGCAGGCGTTCTACCGCAAGTTCGGGCTGGAAAAGGTGGCCGACATCGAATTCTGGGTGGGCGATCACTGCGATCCCGAATTCATGTTCGCGCGGACGATTTAG